The region TGGACTGAAAGCTCAAAGGTATTCTCTTCTTTGCTGGAACTAGAAAACTTTACATTGTTAAGGTGTGGTCCATTGATATCCCAAACATCTGCATCAATTCCAGATACTAAAGTTACTTCCATATCGACACCCGTGTGAATGCAATATTTCATACAAATGATGTGAGGTTGCTCCATACAGCAAAAACGCTCACTTTCAACTGTAATCTCTCCATCCTTGGTAGGATAGGAAGTCTTCCTACCAAACAGTCCATGAGCAAAATCTAAGGTAATCTGATGAGATTTCGTCTCTGAATTAGGTAATCCAATTCGCTCACCTGCAATCTCTATATAGGTGTAAAGAGCATTCGGAGCATTAATTGGTTCTCGAAACTTCTTTTCAACCTGATCGTAAATTCCTGAAAGATTAATGGCAACCAATTGGTCTTTTTCGTATTCCTCGAGAGTACCTCGTATTCCCAGATATCCATTGCCTATAAAAAACTTATTTCCAAGCGTTGCAGCAAGGCTACTGTCATAACCATTTTCCGTCAACATCCAGTCCATAGCTTTCCTCCCCCATTCTTATGTTGCTCCTTGTGTATCTTTAGTTTGTGGATGCAACGCAGAACACAAACATACTGAGTAATAGAATCAATATAGCCTTAATTAAGGTAAAGGATCCCCTTTTTAGGTCAACATGGTATCTCAAGTTTTAGTTTCGATTGGTCTAAGGTATATTCGTTCTCATAGATTTTTACGAGAACATCACTTCCCTCCAATACTTGAAATGTAGCTTCCTTTTTTGATACCTCAACTAATATTACGTTTCCACGATACCCTATACGGAAGGAGTATGAAGTCCAAGTTTCTGGAATACTTGGTGTAAAACTTAGGAGTTCTCCATCTGCTCTCATACCACCAAATCCATATACAATATTCATCCATGCTGCTGCAATCGAAGTAGTGTGTAAACCTTCATCCGTATTACGATTATAATTATCTAAATCCATTCTTGTTGCAAAACCAAAGAACTGATAAGCTTCCTTATGTTTCTTTAACTGACTTGCCAGGATGGAATGAACCGATGGAGACAGGGAACTCTCATGAATACACCTTGGCTCATAAAATTCATAATTTGCTTTTAACTGATCTATTGTAAAGTTTGAGTTAAACAATAACATCATCATTAAGACATCCGGTTGTTTAATCATATCGTTTCGATAGATTCTATCATAGGTCCAATGGTGATAAAGAGGAAATTCCTCTATTGGTATTGCATCTACATCTACATGAGGAAGGTCAAAATACCCTTGATGTTGCTCAAATAGCAAGGTATCCGCATGATACGGTATCCACATGTCATCCGCTTTTTTCTTAAAATCTTCGATCTCCTCACTGGATACTTGATAACGATTTACGATCTCCTGCTCACTTAGTCCTTCTTCTTTTAGCTGCTTCATAACATCATAAGTAAATTTAAGTGTCAATTTGCCAAGAACATTCGTATAACAATTGTGATTCACCATCATCTGAAATTCATCTGGCCCCATCACACCATAATATCCATACTTAGTACCGTCAGCGTTATAATCTCCCCTCGTAACTAACATACGGCTTATTTCAATTAACATCGGAATTCCATATTGGTGTAAAAATTCAACATCATTCGTTAATTTCACATAACTCCAGATTCCATAGGCAACTCCTGTGGAAGCCTGTAGCTGTAGGCTTGAATGCTGCCATAAACTGCAACATTCTCTACCACTAATTGTAGCAATTGGATAAAATGCCCCTTTACAATCCAATTCCTTTGCGCGTAGCTTTGCTTCTTCTAAAGTCTCATAGCGAAACATTAATAAATTTTTTGCTGCTTTTAGGTTGTTAAATATATAAAATGGCAAACAATAAGTCTCGGTATCCCAAAACGCATTGCCGCTATAAGCCTCACCGGTTAGCCCTTTAGCACCAATATTAGTTCCAGCTTCTGTTCCGTGATAAGTCTGATGCATTTGAAAAATACAGTAACGGATCCCTTGTTGATTTAGTTCATCACCTTCAATTACAATATCCGATTCTTTCCACTTTTCTTTCCACCACATGATACTCTCAGCAAGAAGTTGGTCATAATGGAAGTTTGCTCTATTGTTCCATTTCTCTTCGCATCTAACGTTAAACTTTTTATATTCAGATTCATCTTTTTTCTTACAAACTAGATTACATATTACTTTTGTAATCACTGTTTCACGTTGTTTCTTTAATTCAATTTGATAAGCTATTGCAATTTTGTTTTCTTCTTTCTCAATGTTACCTGTTGCTGAATTCGGAACATCGATTTTACACATGGAAGCAATTTTTTGACCTGTGTTCTTCGTTGTTCCAATTAAAAATAAGCTGTCATCTTTTGCGCTATCTTCTAATGCCAGGCTCTTTTCTTCTGCCTGGCTATTTTCTTCAACCATGCTATTTTCTTCAGCCTTACTAATTTCTTCAGTCAGGCTATTTTTTTCAGCCGCGCTATCTTCTTCAGCGCTACCTTCAACACAGGTAAAATAGTTTTTGCCTGTCATATAATGAGGTCTTGTAAAATCTAATCCAAGGCTAACGTTTAACTTTCCATCAAAATTTAGTGGCAGGAATCGTATTCTCTGTCCAGCCATACAAGCGTCACTCATGGATAAAAAACGCTCAAACATGATTTCTATTTGTTTTCCATTTTGCAACTCCCATATAAAACTACGCTTTAAAACTCCTGTTTTTAGATCGAGGTAACGACGAAACTGATTTATTTTTACCTTCGCCAAATCAAGTTGTTCTCCGTCCAAAGATACTTTCGTATAAAAATAATCCACCGAATTCACCATAAACTCGGTATAATCTATAATACCTTTATAATTTTGTGAAGAAACTTCTGCTCTTTCATAAATACCATTGAAATAGCTTCCTACTAAACTATCGGAAGAATATCCTTCTTCAAAATATCCACGGACTCCCATATATTCATTTCCTAGAGAAAATATGGATTCCGAAACTTTTGCGTAGTTTGGGTCAAATCCTTCTTCAATAATTTGAAAAGGATCTGCTTTATAATATAAATCTGCTATTTTTGCCATAGTCTATCCCTTTATTGCGCCCATTGTGGCACCCTCTGTTATTTTTTTCTGGAAGATGATAAATAAAACGGTCGGAGGTATCATAGAAAATGCTACCGCACGTAAAACTTCAACGTCAGTTGCATTCGAAGTACGGAATGCAAACAATCGAACCATTACCGTTTCCTTTCCAGAACCATCCAAAACTAGATAAGGTAATAGGAAGTCTGACCAAGACGCTGTAATTGCAAAGATCATAATAACAGCAATAATTGGTTTTGATAATGGTAAAACAATTTGTTGAAATACGCGTAAAACGCCACAACCATCTAGCCTTGCTGCCTCCAACAATTCTGATGGAAGGCCTTCAAAAAATTGCTTAAACATTATGACAAAAAATGCATTTGCTCCAAATGCTAGCCATAGTGGAATAAATGATTGATTTAATCCCACACGATTAATGTTAACAAAAAGTGCAACAACACTCGTAGTAGCAGGAATTAATAAGCTCCACATGACAAGACCCAATAAAAACTTATGTCCTTTTGGGCGTAAAATAGCTAATCCATATGCGAGTAATCCATTAAAGATAACAGCACACACAACGGAGCCTGCGACTGAAATAAATGAGTTCATATAATACTTTAAGAAGCCTAAATCCTTCCAAGTCTTTGCAAATACACTTAAATCAAAGTGATTTGGAAGAATGGTTTCACTTTTTCGAAATTCTTTAATATCCTTAAAGCTCCCAAGGAAAACCCATATTGCAGGAAAGATGGATATGATAAACATCAAGAAGCAAAGAAGTAAAATTAGAATACAGAGTATTTTAATCTTCTTTGAATGAAGATCGTAAAATCGTATGGTTCCATCTTTTTTCTTACGATATTTTTCAAAAAACATACTCTCCCCCCTAATCTTCTTTCTTTGTAGTAAGTTTAAAGTAGATTCCACTTAAGATAATTAAAACGATGCAAATCATGACCGATAATGCCGCAGCCATTGGATATTTATAATCACGGAAAGCATAATTATATACTAGCTGCATAATAGATATACTAGCATTGTTCGGCCCACCATTGGTCATTACCAATGGTTCATAAAGTATCTGAAATACTGCAATCACCTGAAGTATTAATAATGTCTTAGCTAAAGAAAATACACTTGGCAGCGTTATAAAACGAATTCTTTGTCTAATACCTGCGCCATCAATTGTTGCTGCTTCATATAATTCTGGATTAATTCCGCTAATACCAGCCATATAAATCAAAGAGGTAGATCCGGCACTCTTCCATGTCATGGTTAAGACAATCAGTGGTATTGTCAACGCCGCATTATTTAACCATTTCTGACTTTCAATTCCGATTTTTGATAATAGAATATTTAAAACACCAGTATTACCCGGACGAAAGAAAAACCCCCACAACATAACTGTGGCAAGTCCTGGGATTATATTCGGAAAGTATACCCCCACTCGAAATAAACTACGAAAATGTATTGTCTCCGTGATAAGAAGTGCAATTATAATCGGAACTGCAAATCCAATAACTAATGACCAACCTATGTAAACAAACGTATTTTTTAATGCATCCATAAAGTCTGGATGTCGTAACACTCTTAGATAATTATCAAAACCAACAAAATCTTCTGTATGAATCCCCTTAGCCGTATATAATGATAACCGAACGCTTTCAATAAGAGGCTCCCATACGAAAAATGCAAATAAAATAATTGAAGGCAGCATGATCATCCAGCCAAGGAAATCTTTTTTCTTCCAAGATGTTTTTGGCACTTTCTTTTTTTCTTTCATTCCTTTAATTCTACCTCCATTCCAGTCAATGTTATAAACCATTTGCGTATGCAGTTTACTATTAAATCCACATACGCAAATGATTTTCTCACAATCTCTTAGCGCTGTATTCCAGTGCTAAAAAATTGTATACTATTTTTACTTATTTTTTGAAAAGATCATCTAATATGCTTTGATAATTAGCATTTGCTTTTTGCATTAATGCTGCAACATCTGCATCCTTATCTGTAACTACAGCCTGTAACACTTTCGTTAACTCTGCATATAAATCTTGAGCAGAACCTGGTTCTTCCATTCTAAGATTTCCGCTTTGCTTTGTTGCATTAAAATAACTCTCAAACATCTTAGGATCTACGTTACCATAATCTTTTATAATCTGAGATTCTGCGTCTAAAACTTTCTGAACAATCCAGCATGGGAATCTTGGAATTACTGGAACACCATTTGCTACTCTGTTCTCAGCATCTGCCTTCATACCAGCGATTGCTTCATCAGTAGCAACAGGAGCTTTACCCATAATCTCGAGATAATCTAAAGCTGCATCGATTTCTTCTGAAGTAGCATCCTTAGAGAACATGTATGGAGTACCGCCGGATAAAGAATACTGAGCACCATTAGGTCCTGCTGGTAGAGCACACATAGCTAATTTGTCTACAGGAAGACCATTTACCTGAGTAGGCTGATTTACTGCGTCATTCGCAGCTATGTACATTGCTGCTGTTCCAACACCAAGGTTAGCAAAGCCAGTACCCCAATCTTCGTTGATTGGATCTGGTGTTAAAACATCATATTTCCATCTTAAATCTTTAACATATTGCATAGCTGCAATAGCTTCTGCGGAATCTACATTTGCAGTAAAGGTTCCATCCCCATTATCTTTGGTTAATGTAGCACCAAATGCCCATGCTATATTGGAGAAATGCCATCCACCAGCACCGTCCTTAGCAAGTATGCAAATACCTGCCATACCAGTAGCATCTTTAATCTTCTTTGCTGTCTCAGCTAATTCGTCCCAAGTCTTTGGATAGATTGGGTAACCGTTGGCATCTACAAGACCTGCTTCTTCAAATAATTCCACATTTAGCATTAAGCCAAGAGCGTAACCATCACGTGGAATACCATAGATTCTTCCATCCTTGGACAATAAATCACGGATAGATGGATTAAGAGTATCTAACCATCCTCTTTTCTGTAAATTATCTGTGATATCAGCAACAAATCCGCCTGCAATTAACTTCTGTGGCTCTGTATACCAGGATTCAAAGATAGTTGGTAAGTTACCAGACTCAGCCTTTGGAACAAAGGTATCAACAGCGTATTTATAGTAAGCAGGAACTACTTCAACATTAGGATGGGTCTCATTAAATCTCTTTACAAATTCCTTGTGCATATTAATATCATCAGTAAGGGTATCTTCTGGCCAGATACCTAATTTTAGCTGGATCTTTTTTTCTACAGGATTACTTGCTTCTTTTGTAGGTACGGGAGTATTCGTCTGTTTTGCAGCATCTGTTGGCTTTGTATCGCCTGAGGTAGAATTTGCATCATTTTTCTTGCAGCCCGAAAGCAAACTAATTGCTAACGTTAAGCATAACAATAGGCCGATCATTTTTCGTTTCATAAAACTTATCCCCTTCCATTTTAATTAGATTTAACGTTAAACGTTAGAGAGTTTATTATTTACTATCCAATTGTGCACATTGTATAGATTTAACGTTCAACCTTATTGTATCATTTATATATTATGGTGTCAATACGAATTAATATTTTTATTTTTTGTATTTTAATTGTACAAAAATGCTATCTTTTCTATCTCTGTCTGTATAAAATTAAATATTTTCAGAAAATTTATGCTAGGATCTTTTTATATTCTATTCTTCTAAATACTGAAATTTCTCATGATTTAAGTGATCCGATAATAATTTGTATATGGATAAATATGTAAGTTGTGTAATTAATAAACGACTTAATATAATTCTTTATCATTTTTTATTGACAAATACTACTTTATCCAGTACGATTGATTTTAAAATATTGTTCATTTTTGAACTATTTATTCTAACATTAATCTCCTATCAAGCGAGAAAGGAAAAAGGGAATTACTATGGAAAGTTTTCTTGTAAATTTTATAAAAATGGATAAACTCTATCTTCAAACTTGTCATGAAGTAGTATGTGATTATGATCTCACAAGAAATGAAGTAATATGTTTGTTATTTCTCCAGAATAACAAACCTCTTGATAGTGCAAAAGATATTGTACAATACCGTAAGATATCAAAAGGTCTTGTGGCTAAAAGTGTCGAATCCCTTATAGATTCTGGGTATTTAACTGTGATAAAAGATGCTTTGGACAGTCGTATCTTGCACCTTCATCCTACAAAAGAATGTGAACCCATTTTAATAAAGTTGGCCAAAGCTCGTGATGAATTCCATAATTATTTAATGGCTGGTATCAGTGAAGAAGATCAATTATTGTTAGATAAAATTAGTCAACAAATGATAACGAATCTAGAAGGGATGATTTCATGAACAAACAAATGAGTGCTGATTTAGGTAATGGAAAGATCGGTAAGCTTTTATTTCAACTATCCGTACCTGCAATCGCAGCACAGATTATTAACGTACTCTACAACATGGTTGACCGTGCTTATATCGGTCATATTCCAGACATAGGTACACAGGCGTTAACTGGAGTTGGAGTAACTATGCCAGTAATCATGGCTATCAGTGCCTTTGCAGCTTTAGTTGCTATGGGAAGTGCCCCTAGAGCAGGTATTATGCTAGGAAAAAAGGATCCAGAAAGTGCTGAGAAGATTCTTGGAAACTCTTTTTTCTCCTTAATTACCGTGTCAATTATACTAACCGCAGTCATTTTAATATTTGGAGAACCAATTTTAATGATTTTTGGGGCCAGCGAGAATACCATAGGATACGGACTTGACTACCTTAATATCTATGCACTCGGTACCATCTTCGTACAAATCACACTTGGTATGAACGCATTTATCTCGACTCAGGGCTTTGCAAAAACTAGTATGTATACGGTGGCTATTGGTGCCATTATTAACATCATCTTAGACCCTATCCTAATCTTTGGTTTTGATATGGGGGTAAAGGGTGCTGCATTAGCAACAATACTTTCCCAGGCCGTATCCTGTATCTGGGTAATTCGATTCTTAATATCGGACAAATCAGTACTTCGGATTAAAAAAGAAAATGTAAGATTTACTCCTAAGATTATGCTTCCATGTATTGCACTTGGACTTTCTCCTTTTATCATGCAGTTCACAGAGGCCGTAATTATTGTTTGTTTCAACTCAAGTTTATATAAGTATGGTGGTGATCTCGCAGTAGGAGCGATGACCATCTTAGCCAGTATCATGCAATTTTCAATGTTACCACTCCAAGGACTTACCCAAGGTGCCCAACCGATTATTTCTTATAACTTCGGAGCAGGTAATATTGACCGTATAAAAAAGACTTTTAAAATTTTGGTAACTTCCTGTTTGACTTACTCCACATTGCTTTGGGCAATTGCAATGTTTGTACCAAAGCTATTTATTATAATCTTTGCTAATTCACCAGAGCTTATTGATTATACAGTATGGGCAGTTCGTATCTATATGGCGACTTCTTGTATCTTTGGTATTCAAATAGCATGCCAGCAAACTTTTATAGCGATAGGAAATGCAAAGATTAGTATGTTCCTTGCTTTATTAAGAAAAGTGTTTTTACTCATTCCACTTATCTTCATATTACCAATCTTTATTGAAGATAAAGTATTTGCAGTTTTCCTAGCTGAGCCAATTGCTGACTTCATAGCTGTTTCGACTACAGCATCGATGTTTATTTACACCTTTAGGAAACTTGGTGTGAATAAGGAAAATGCTATAGATGCTGCGAAGTAAGAGTTCGGAACTTAAGGATCAAAACTCGCATTACCTCAATTTTTACAGAGATATCTAATTGCGGAATGAGAGCGCCTTATAATAATATAGCCTTATAAATTTAAATACATTTAAACGACTATGCTTCCCTTACGATTATTCTTTAGATTGTAAAACAAAGATCATAGGGAAGCATATTTAACATGTCAAGTGCTTATATCTTTCGTTGTCTTATATAAATCCACCGTGATATAAATTATCTTCCATCAACATCCCTTCCTTAGATTAGATTATCTTTCCGTTCCTTATATATTAATTTCATGTAAGTTATTAATACAGAGAATAAAATACCACCTACCGTATGATAGATGGTCTTTAAGCATTAATATATGACACTAGTTTCTTTATTACATCTGTATCTTTAGCCTTAATACACGCACCATAATTAATATCATATAGCAACAGAAATGGGCTTCCATTTAAGCTGCATTCATTACTAATACCACCGCTTTGTCTTTAAATCGCTTGTATTCGATTTAAAGACGGATGATATGTTATCATAATCCATAGTAATAAATGTTTGGGAATACTGTTTCTTTAAAATTTCCTACTTCTCATTATTAGTATACTTTATTAATTGTCTTGAGCCAGATATGCGGCCAATGACACCTAACTATTTAAGAAAGACTATGGGAAGGATACTTAAACGCAATAATATGTCACACATATCCCCTTATAATGCTCGACACAGTTTTGGAACAAACATGATGAAAAACGCTGTAAATCCAAAAAAGTATCTGAAGCAATGCGTCATTCAGCAGTTAAAACAACACTTGATAGATATTCTCACGTGGATGATGAAATGAAAAAAATACATTTGAGGATTACGCAAATGGCGTCATGTAATAAACTCATAGAAAAACTCATTGAGCACAGGCAAAAAAATAAGACTTCCAAAATGCTGAAAGTCTTGATTTTACTAGAAAGCTGTTAACGGGAATCGAACCCGTGACCTCCACCTTACCAAGGTGACGCTCTACCGACTGAGCCATAACAGCTTAACGTTTATTATTACGTCCGAATTGTATGATACCATATTTATAAGTAAAATGCAACATCTAAATGAAATAATTAGCTAAATTGTTTAAATTGTTTTAATATTATCCAAAATTTGTTGATTCTAAATTATTCCTTAACCTTTTCCTTGTAGGTCTTTTAATGCAGTATTAAGCTTACGTTTGATACGCTGCAAACCATTATCGATTGCTTTTGGTTCTTTCTTTAGCATCTGTGCAATCTTACTGTAGCTATTATCGTTCAGATATAGAGTCAGGATCTTCTTTTCAAAAGAACTTAACGAATCCATCAGTTTCGTTTCCAGCTGAGATGTATTTTCTCTGTCAATTAGCATCTCTTCTGGATTCATGCTTCTAGCATGAGCCAAATGAGCTACATATGAGATAGAATCAGCTCCCTCTACATCATTATTGTAATTCGAACTATCGATTGAGATATAGTTATTTAGTGGCTGATTCTTTTTCGTATTCGAATTCTTGATTGCGGTATACATTTGTCTGGATACGCATAAATCAGCAAAGGTAAGAAAGGAAGCCTCCTTATCTTTTTGGTAGTCACGAATGGCTTTGTATAAACCTATCATTCCCTCCTGGATTAGATCTTCCCTATCTCCTCCAATCAAATACAAGGCTTTCGCTTTCTTACGCACTAGATTCTTGTATTTGTCGATTAAATAATCCATCGCTAGGCGGTCATCCCCGCGAATGAGTGAAATGATTTCTTCATCACTAATCATCTCATACTGCTTCTTGGACATTGCTCCCCCTCCTTGTGGTAAAATATTCACATCTACATCGTTCTTACCTTGCCTTTATCCACTATTACTGCTTGTTTTGTTACTTCTATCCACTTTTCATGAGAACTATCCACAATTATACGAGACTAGCATACCATTTAAAACGGAGTAACTTTAAATTAAATATACAACTATTTTCTCAATTTTTAATGCTAAATATTGGGGCTTTTTTCGAGTTTGCTTTAATAATAGGTCTACAGCATAGGAAACCGCCTCTATAAATAGAACGGCGGTTTTCTTTTATCATCTTATCAATTTTCTGTTTAAATAAATTTATTCTTTTATTTCGCAAAACTTCTCTGTCTAACAATTTCATAAGTTAATACACCCATAGCAACAGATGCATTAAGAGAATCGATGTCTCCTACCATAGGAATCTTAGTTACAAAATCACATTTTTCCTTTACAAGTCGAGAAACACCCTCTCCTTCACTACCAATTACCAAGCCGATTGGTCCAGTTAGATTCTGACGGTACATCACTTCACCACTCATATCGGCACATACAAACCATAGGCCTTTTTGTTTTAATTCCTCCATGGTTGCTACAAGGTTGGTAACCTTAGCAACTGGTGTATAATTGATAGCTCCTGCGCTCACCTTAGCTACAGTAGCTGTAAGTCCTACTGCACGGCGCTTAGGAATAATGATACCATGTGCTCCCGCTTGGTTTGCAGTTCGAAGCATTGCACCTAAGTTATGGGGATCTTCAATTCCATCTAATATAATTAAGAATGGTGCTTCTCCCTTTGCTTTTGCAGCCTCTAACAAATCATCAACTTCCGCATATTCATAGGCAGCTGCGTAAGCAATAACCCCTTGATGTTTCCCTTCTTCAGACATCTGATCAAGACGTTCCTTCTTAACGAATGTAATGATGGTATCGTACTTCTTTGCTTCTCTTAAAATTGATTTAATCGGACCATCCTGACAGCCATCTAAAATAAATAATCGGTCTATTGTCTTTCCCGCACGAAATGCTTCTAATACAGCATTTCTACCTACCATTGTTAATTCTTCGTATCTCATTTAACCTCCATAAATATATGTGAGAATCTTTTTTACACAATCTTTAAGCATACCCCTATCGTTTTAAAACATCGCTGGTATGAAATGTATTTCTTCACATTTTTAACGTAATGCCTTTTTATTGTTACACGAACAATCTAGAAGACATCAAACAAGTAAATCGGTTTTAGTCAAACCTTCCTTAACCAAATAGAGAATTCGCTCCATCTGCTCCGTCATATACAGGTAACCTATCATAGCTTCAAATCCGGTTGCTATTCGATAATCAGTCACAGATGCATTCTTTGCCGTTGTGACAGACTTAGCATTTCTTCCTCGTTTGAATACACCAAGTTCCTCCTCGGTTAATATATCCTGTATTGCATGGAGGATTTCCTTCTGTGCAGTTGCTTTTACTAAGCTACTAGCTTTTTGATGCAGTTTATTTACCTGTGAATTACCCTTCTCTACTAGCATCGTACGAATGATTAAATCATAGATGCCATCCCCAATATATGCTAGGGTGAGTGGAGAATAGGTTTTAATATCAGTCTCTGGGAGTGCAAAGGTATCACGTACCCTAGCGATTAAGCTCTCTTCCATTTTACTCCTTCTCTGGTATCTTCTAAGATAATTCCCTTTTCAAGGAGAAGATTTCTAATCTCATCTGATTTCGCAAAGTCTTTTGCTTTTCTGGCACTTTGTCTATCCGCAATGAGTTGTTCGATTTCTTCGTCCAGAATTTCTGCTTTTTTCTCTGTTTCCAATCCAAGTATATCACAAAATGTCGTGATATTGGAAAGAACTTTTTGAATCATTTCTACACTGCTCTCTACTGTTACATACGTATTTGATAACTTTACCATCTCAAAGATAGAACTAATAGCATCCGCAGTATTAAAGTCATCATCCATCGCGTCTTCGAACTTTTTAATTAGTGCATCAAATTCCTTCAAAAGAGTGCTTTCAGACTCTGTTAATTCAGTTGAAAGCTCACCTTTCTCAGCTTTTACTTTCGCTAAGAAGTGAAGCTGTTCTACTGCGGTTTGGATACGCTCTAAACCATTTTTTGATGATTCTATAATATCACGGCTAAAATTAATCGGGCTTCGATAATTTACGCTTAATAGGAAGAAACGAAGTACAGCCGGTGCATACTCTGCGAAGATTTCACGTACAGTAAAGAAATTTCCTTCGGATTTTGACATCTTCTTATTATCAACGTTTAAAAACCCATTATGCATCCAATACTTTGCGAATTCTTTACCAGTGCAGCATTCAGTTTGAGCGATTTCATTCTCATGATGCGGGAAAATTAGGTCTTCACCGCCTGCATGAATATCAATCTGATCTCCAAGATATTTTTTACTCATAACAGAACACTCAATATGCCAGCCTGGTCTACCATCACACCAAGGCGCACTCCAAGCAGGCTCGCCAACTTTCTTTGGTTTCCAAAGAACGAAATCCATTGGATCATCTTTCTCATCTGCTACTGCAATTCGCGCGCCTGCCTCTAGATCGTCTATATTTTTCTTTGATAACTTACCATATTGCTTAAAACTTCTTGTCTTAAAGTAAACGGTTCCATTTTTTTCGTAAGCATGACCTTTCTCTATGAGTTCTTCAATCATGTCAATCATACCATCGATTTCTTCTGTTGCCTTTGGTCTGGTTGTTACCGGTAATACATTAAGAGCTTCAGTATCTTTTAAGTATTCCTTGATGTAACGTTCTGAGATTTCATGTGCAGAAACCCCTTCTTCGTTTGCTTTTTTAATTATTTTATCATCAACATCAGTAAAATTAGATACGAAATTAACATCATATCCTTTATACTCTAGATATCGTCTTACCGTATCGAATACGACTACTGGTCTTGCATTTCCTATGTGGATATAATTATAAACAGTCGGGCCGCATACATACATGCTAACTTTACCTTCCTGTAAGGGTATGAATTCTTCTTTAGCTTTTGTTAATGTGTTGTATATCTTCATACGTTTCTCCTTCTTATTTATTGTATATAAATTAGTATTACCAATTTTTTTATTGTTTTTGTTCTAGTGCTTCTATTCTTTGCTTCATATCTCTTAATTCGGAACAAAGACGTTCATTTTCTTTTTGTAATTGCTCACAATC is a window of Lachnoclostridium phytofermentans ISDg DNA encoding:
- the sigH gene encoding RNA polymerase sporulation sigma factor SigH; its protein translation is MSKKQYEMISDEEIISLIRGDDRLAMDYLIDKYKNLVRKKAKALYLIGGDREDLIQEGMIGLYKAIRDYQKDKEASFLTFADLCVSRQMYTAIKNSNTKKNQPLNNYISIDSSNYNNDVEGADSISYVAHLAHARSMNPEEMLIDRENTSQLETKLMDSLSSFEKKILTLYLNDNSYSKIAQMLKKEPKAIDNGLQRIKRKLNTALKDLQGKG
- a CDS encoding Mini-ribonuclease 3, which gives rise to MEESLIARVRDTFALPETDIKTYSPLTLAYIGDGIYDLIIRTMLVEKGNSQVNKLHQKASSLVKATAQKEILHAIQDILTEEELGVFKRGRNAKSVTTAKNASVTDYRIATGFEAMIGYLYMTEQMERILYLVKEGLTKTDLLV
- a CDS encoding MATE family efflux transporter, with the translated sequence MNKQMSADLGNGKIGKLLFQLSVPAIAAQIINVLYNMVDRAYIGHIPDIGTQALTGVGVTMPVIMAISAFAALVAMGSAPRAGIMLGKKDPESAEKILGNSFFSLITVSIILTAVILIFGEPILMIFGASENTIGYGLDYLNIYALGTIFVQITLGMNAFISTQGFAKTSMYTVAIGAIINIILDPILIFGFDMGVKGAALATILSQAVSCIWVIRFLISDKSVLRIKKENVRFTPKIMLPCIALGLSPFIMQFTEAVIIVCFNSSLYKYGGDLAVGAMTILASIMQFSMLPLQGLTQGAQPIISYNFGAGNIDRIKKTFKILVTSCLTYSTLLWAIAMFVPKLFIIIFANSPELIDYTVWAVRIYMATSCIFGIQIACQQTFIAIGNAKISMFLALLRKVFLLIPLIFILPIFIEDKVFAVFLAEPIADFIAVSTTASMFIYTFRKLGVNKENAIDAAK
- the rlmB gene encoding 23S rRNA (guanosine(2251)-2'-O)-methyltransferase RlmB, whose protein sequence is MRYEELTMVGRNAVLEAFRAGKTIDRLFILDGCQDGPIKSILREAKKYDTIITFVKKERLDQMSEEGKHQGVIAYAAAYEYAEVDDLLEAAKAKGEAPFLIILDGIEDPHNLGAMLRTANQAGAHGIIIPKRRAVGLTATVAKVSAGAINYTPVAKVTNLVATMEELKQKGLWFVCADMSGEVMYRQNLTGPIGLVIGSEGEGVSRLVKEKCDFVTKIPMVGDIDSLNASVAMGVLTYEIVRQRSFAK
- the cysS gene encoding cysteine--tRNA ligase, with product MKIYNTLTKAKEEFIPLQEGKVSMYVCGPTVYNYIHIGNARPVVVFDTVRRYLEYKGYDVNFVSNFTDVDDKIIKKANEEGVSAHEISERYIKEYLKDTEALNVLPVTTRPKATEEIDGMIDMIEELIEKGHAYEKNGTVYFKTRSFKQYGKLSKKNIDDLEAGARIAVADEKDDPMDFVLWKPKKVGEPAWSAPWCDGRPGWHIECSVMSKKYLGDQIDIHAGGEDLIFPHHENEIAQTECCTGKEFAKYWMHNGFLNVDNKKMSKSEGNFFTVREIFAEYAPAVLRFFLLSVNYRSPINFSRDIIESSKNGLERIQTAVEQLHFLAKVKAEKGELSTELTESESTLLKEFDALIKKFEDAMDDDFNTADAISSIFEMVKLSNTYVTVESSVEMIQKVLSNITTFCDILGLETEKKAEILDEEIEQLIADRQSARKAKDFAKSDEIRNLLLEKGIILEDTREGVKWKRA